The Methylocella silvestris BL2 DNA segment GGGCGAAGAAGTGCTCGATCTGATGCAGGGTGATTTCCGGCAGATCGGTATAATTCTCGACCTTCGAGTAGCGCTTCGTCAGCTTTTCCGACGGGACGGCGACGATCTTTTCATCCTGGCCTGCTTCGTCGCGCATGATCAGCACGCCGACAACCTTGCAGCTCATGATCGCGCCGGGCACGATCGCGCGCGTATTGGCGACGATCACGTCGCAAGGATCGCCGTCTTCCGACAGCGTATGGGGGATGAACCCGTAATTTCCGGGATAGCGCATCGAGGTATAGAGGAAGCGGTCGACGACCAGAGCGCCCGAGGCCTTGTCGAGCTCATATTTGATCGGCTCGCCGCCGATGGGGACCTCGATCACGACATTGACTTCGTGGGGCGGATTCTTGCCGATCGAAATTGCGTCGAGGCGCATGGTCGTCTCCTTTGTCCCTTGCGATCCCTTGGAAGCGCTGACGCGGACAGCCGCGCCCTGCTCCGATATTTTGGCGTCGCGACGCATCAACATCCGCGCGAACGCAAACCCATTCCGTGTAGCCGGCTACGACGAAGGCGGCGATGCCCCGGCAAGCTCCGGCGCGAGACGCAATTGCAGGGCAATCAGGCGGCGATTCGCGGCGCCGGCGAAATCGGACGATTTGAGCGGGGTTATGCGTCAACCCGCCCGGGGCGGCAAGTCCAACCTTGGCATTATACGCAACGCCGCGAGGCGTCCGGCGCAGAGCGCCGCGTAAAGCGCCGGGAGAGAACGATCAGCCGAACGCGAAGGCGTGGCGGGCTCTGATCTCGGAGCCGAAGCGTTCATTGGCCTGACGCACATTGAGGCCGCCGAGCCGCTTGTAAAACTCCACCGCGCGTTCATTGTCGGCGAGAGCCCAGACGAGGAACGACGGATAGCCGTGCTCGGAGAGATCCTTGCGCGCCGTCTCGAACAGCCGCTTGCCGAAGCCGAGCCCCTGAAATTCGGGCGCGACATAAAGCTCGAATACTTCGCCGCCATAACGCAGCGAGGGCACGCGGTTGCGGCCGTAGCTCGCGTAGCCGCCGATCGTTTCATCGAAATCGAGCACAAGCAGGCGGGAGCCACGAACGATCGCCGAATGCCACCAGCGCGGGCCGCGCCGGGCGATCATCCGCTCCAGTTCGCGGCCGGGGATAATGCCCCGATAGGCGTCCCGCCAAGCGGCGTCGTGAACCTCGGCGATGCCCTTGGCGTCGCCCTCACGCGCATTTCGGATGGTGATGACGCCCTCAATCATAGGCGGATGTTACGGCTGCTTGCCTTGCGCCGGCAATACCCCTTTGGCTTGATTTGCGCGCTCGGCTTCGCGCCGTGGCAAAAACATCGCCTGCGCCAGAAGGTCGCATCGATCACGCCCCGCGCGCGGAGGCGGCGTCGAAGCGGGCGTCGTCAAGATCGGCCGCCCCCTCCGCGCCGGGGGCGGCTGGCCGCTGCGAGCGGTAGATCCCCTTGATCAGGACGATATAGGCGATGACGGCGCAGTCGATCAGCGTGACCCACCAGATCTGCGCCGCCGCGGCGCCCAGCATCGCCATGACAAAGATCGCGGTGAGGCCGGCGAGCACCGACGGCGCGATGGAGGTCGGGATTTTGCCCGTGATCAGGAAGATCTGCGCCGTCAGAAAGGCGAAGCCCGCAGCGCCGATGATTCCAAGATCGTACCAGATGACGAAAAGCAGGCTTCCCGGCGTCTGCTCGGGCAGATAGCCGAGCGCGGCCGTGCGATTGGCGGCGTCAAAGCCATGTCCGGTGAAGAGGCGCGGCCATTCGGCGAGGATGATTTCACGCCAGACGAGGATCGATTGCGCCGCGGCGTTCGGATGCTGCAGGGTCATGCCGATCAGCGCGCCAAGCACAAGCGCCAGGACCGGGGCGAAGAGAATCAGCGCGGCGACGACGAGTCCGAGGCGGTGGGCGAGCCGGACCGGCTCCGACATCGCCATGGCGAACACAAAGGCGGCCGCGCCCATCGCCGCAAGGCCCGCCTGGGCGAAGCCGGCCAGCGCGACGCCGGCCGCGA contains these protein-coding regions:
- a CDS encoding GNAT family N-acetyltransferase; amino-acid sequence: MIEGVITIRNAREGDAKGIAEVHDAAWRDAYRGIIPGRELERMIARRGPRWWHSAIVRGSRLLVLDFDETIGGYASYGRNRVPSLRYGGEVFELYVAPEFQGLGFGKRLFETARKDLSEHGYPSFLVWALADNERAVEFYKRLGGLNVRQANERFGSEIRARHAFAFG
- the ppa gene encoding inorganic diphosphatase — encoded protein: MRLDAISIGKNPPHEVNVVIEVPIGGEPIKYELDKASGALVVDRFLYTSMRYPGNYGFIPHTLSEDGDPCDVIVANTRAIVPGAIMSCKVVGVLIMRDEAGQDEKIVAVPSEKLTKRYSKVENYTDLPEITLHQIEHFFAHYKDLEPNKWVKIEGWADAERARQIIVESIDRAKAEVKG